The Couchioplanes caeruleus sequence CTGCTGGCGGCCGAGCCGGATCACCTCGACGCGATCGTCGCGGCCTGCCGCGAGTACCCCAAGATCAAGATCGTCGCCGAGGGCCTGGAGACGGGCGAGCAGTTGGCGCTCAGCAACAGGTACGGCTTCGAGCTGCGCCAGGGCTACGTGCTCAGCCGCCCGCAGGTGCTGACCGCGGCGAGCCTGACCCCGTCGAAGCTGCGCCGCCTGGAGCTGATCGGGGCGCTGTCCGCCTCGGACGCCGATCTCGAGCAGGTGCTGTCCATCATCGCGCGCGACCCCGCCCTGACGCTCCGGGTGCTGCGGGCCAGCAACTCGGTCGCCGCCGGCGCCACCAGCCGGGTGTCGTCCGTACGCCAGGCCGTCGTCATGCTCGGCCTTGCGCACATCCGCCAGTGGGCGATGCTCATGGTCGTCGACGATGTCGCCGAGGCGACCGAGGTGCAGATGGCGGACGCGCTGACCCGGGCCCGGCTCTGCGAGCACGTGGCCCCGGCGTTCGGCGCCGACCCCGACGCCGCGTTCATGGCCGGGCTGATCACCGCGGTCGCCCAGATGATCGGGATGACGCCGGCGGCGATCGCGCACCAGCTTCCACTGAGCACGGACATCACCAAGGCCCTGGAGCGCGGGACCGGCTCGCTGGGCCAGGTGCTGCGGGTGGTCGACGCGTACGAGCGCGGCGACCTGAGCGCCGTGGCCGCCGCCTACTCCGGCGACGACCTCTCCGGCACGGTCATGGCGGCGATGCGCTGGTCGACCATGGCGGTCGCGGCCACCCAGAACGCCGCCTGACCGCACATCCATCCATCGGAGAACACGAAGCCCGTTCCACCTGGCAGGTGGAACGGGCTTTCCGTTCGTGATACCGCCGACGGACGGTCAGGCGGCGTACCAGCGCAGCAGGGCCGCCCCCACCGACATGCCGCCGCCGAACCCGGCGATCAGCACCAGGTCCCGGTCGCGCAGCGCGCCACTGCGCGCGGCCGCGTCCAGCGCGATCGCCGCCGAGGCGCTCCCGGTGTTGCCATAGCGGTCCAGCACCAGATGGGTACGCGCCCGCGTGAGTCCCGCCGCCTCCACGAGCTCCTGGAGCATCACGCCGTTCGCCTGGTGCGGCACGAAGTGGTCGACCTCCTCGGCAGTGACACCCGCGCGCTTGAGCAGATCGTGCAGGACCGGCGGCACGCCGGCCATGACGAAGTCGCGGACGCCGCGGCCGTTCATCCGGAAGAAGTGGCCACCCTCGGCGAGCGTCTCGGCGGAGGCGGGCAGGCGGCTACCGCCGGCCTTGACGTGGATCAGCTCGTGCGCGTCCCCGCGGGTCACCAGCTCCACGTCGACCATTCCGTACGACGCCGGCACCGCGCCGACGACAGCCGCGCCCGCGCCGTCGCCGAAGAGGATCGCGGTGCGGCGGTCGTCGAAGTCGAGGATGCGCGAGTACACGTCGGCGGCGACGACCAGGACGACCGCATCGGGCCGCACCGCGACGAGGCTCTCGGCCAGGGCGAGACCGAAGACGAAGCCGGCGCAGACGACGTTGATGTCGAAGGCGGCGGCCCGGTGCGCGCCGAGTGCATGCTGCACCAGCGACGCGGTCGGCGGCTGCGGCGAGTCACCGGTCGAGGTCGACACGATGAGGTAGTCGACCCGGTCCGCGGCGATGCCGGCGTCCTGCAGGGCCGCGCCCGCCGCCCGGATGGCCAGGTCGGAGGTGGCCTCGTCCGGCGCGGCGAAGCGGCGCGCCTCGATCAGCGTCTTGCGAGAGATCCACTCCGCGGTGGCGCCGGGCACCCGCCGCTCCAGGTCCTCGTTGGTGATCTCGTGCTCGGGCACGTACGAGCCCGTGCCGAGGATGCCGGCGCGCGGTGTCGACTGCATGACCGCCCTCATCGGCCCCGCGGCGTCGTGGTTGAGACATCACCGGCGAAATTGTGTCAGCGACGTCCATATATGCACCTCTGAGTCACAAGTTTGTCACCAAAAGCCCTTCCCATTTCGCGAGGTATTCACAAAGATCTATGCCAGTCGGCCGCATCCGGCCGGCCACGAGAGGAGAATCGGTGCGCACCAGAGCCATCGTCACCGCCACCACGCTGGCCGCTTCGGCCGCACTCGCCGCACCCGTCGCGGCGCAGGCCGCCGCCGAGCCGCAGCCGGTCACCCCCGCCCTCGCCGCCAGCCGCGCCACAAGCGCCATCGGCAGCAACGCCGCCGCCTTCGCGGCCGGCGCCTCGGACACGTTCGCCCAGCGCGGCGTGCTGGTCGAGAAGAACGGCGCGAGCCACGTCCACCTCAACCGCACATACCAGGGGCTGCCGGTCATCGGCGGCGACGTGATCGCCCATATGAGCGGCTCCGGCGCGCTGAGCGCCGTGACCAAGACGCAGCTCGCACCCATCACCATGACCACCTCCCCGACGCTCACCGCCGCCAAGGCGGTCAAGGCCGCGGCGAGGGCGCTCGGCGGCAAGGCCATCGCCGGCGCGCCCACCACCCTGGCCGTCGACGCGCTTCCCGCGACGCCGGTGCTCGTGTGGCGCACGCTCGTCACGGTGCCGGACCCCGAGGGTGGCGACGGCGTGACCCACGTCCTCGTCGACGCGCACAGCGGCAAGGTCGTCGACAAGTGGGCCGAGGTGCAGACGGTCGAGGGCACCGGAACCGGCCACAACGTCGGTGCCGTGGAACTGGACACGACGAAGTCCGGCTCGACGTACCAGCTCAAGGACCCCGAGCGCGGCAACAACTACACCGTCGACATGAACAACCGCCGCTTCGGCCCGGGCACCCTGTTCACCGACGCCGACAACGTCTGGGGCACCGGCCAGCTCAACAACCGGCAGACGGTCGCCGTGGACGCCCAGTACAGTGTCGCCGAGACGTGGGACTACTACCTCGAGAAGTTCGGCCGCCAGGGCATCGCGGGCGACGGCAAGGGCAGCTTCAACAAGGTGCACTACGGCAACCGGTACAACAACGCCGGCTGGTCCGACACCTGCTTCTGCATGATCTACGGTGACGGCGACGGCACGAACTACGGCCCGTTCGCGTCGCTCGACGTCGGCGGCCACGAGATGACCCACGGCGTCACCTCCCGTACGGCGGGCCTCGTCTACAGTGGCGAGTCCGGCGGCATCAACGAGTCGATGAGCGACGTCTTCGGCACGCTCGTCGAGTTCCACTCGAACAACAGCGAGGACGTGGCCGACTACCTCATCGGCGAGGAGATCGCGCTCGACCACACGCCGCTGCGCTACATGGACGACCCGTCCAAGGACGGCGACTCCGCGAGCTGCTGGAGCAGCACCGTCGGCAACCTCAACGTGCACTACTCCTCCGGCGTCGGCAACCACGCCTTCTTCCTGCTCGCGGTCGGCAGCGGGGCCCACACCATCAACGGGGTCCAGTACAACAGCCCGACCTGCAACAACAGCACGGTGACCGGCATCGGCAACGACAAGGCCGGCGCGATCTTCTACAAGGCGCTGACCACGTACATGACCTCGGGCACCAACTACGCCGGGGCCCGTACGGCCACCCTCAACGCCGCCCGCGACCTCTACGGCGCCGGCAGCACCGAGTACAACGCCACCGCCGCCGCATGGTCCGCGGTCAGCGTGGCCTGAACCGCCGCAGCAGCACAGCATCACCGCGGGGCCGCGCGTCACGACGCGCGGCCCCGCGCCGCACAGAGATAATCTTGACTGTGACCAACTGGGAGTACGCACGCCTCGAATACCGCGCGGCCGGGACGTTCGGCGCCGACCGGTTCATGGACTGGACGGCCACGTTCTACCATCCGGGCGGGGTGCTGCGCTGGGGCACCGACGAGCGCTTCGACGACCTGCGCCACCTGAACCGGGCGGGGGCGGCCGGCTGGCAGGCGTACGACCGCGCCGCGATCCACGTGATCAATGAGCCGCACCGCCTGCACGGCGTCACGTACTCCATGCGCCGCCCGCTCTCCTAGTACGGCGGCCGCGGTGTTCGACTCGGCGGTCCAGCGGCCTCGATCCCGACGGCCGGGACCCCGTCGGCGCCGTCCGCGCGTTCCGCACCGGGCGGACGGTGACCGGAGAACGGCTGACCGGACTCGTCGAGCAGAAGCGGCTGTCCTACGAGGACGCCTTCAACCCGACCATCCGGAACTACCGGGCGGTCGTCGACCTCGCCTCCACGTCCGACGGCGGCACCACGATCCACTGGCACGGCAGGTACCACGCCCGCTGGGGGCTCGGCTGGCCGATGAAGCGCGTCATGCCCCGGGTCATGCGGCGGATGGCCGACGGCCTCGCCTCCCACCGGCCACGCTGCCGCACCAGCCGACCCACTGACCGATCCCGCAGGAACGCCGCTATTCTCCTGCGGCCATGGAGATCATCGGCTACGGCACCCGGCTCACGGCCACGGGTGCGATACAGATCGGCAGGGTCGGCGGCGAGGGCACGCACCCGGACGCGCTGATCTCGGCATCGACGGCGGACGGACAGCTCAGCAACAATGTCGTGACGGTGGACGGCGGCCGTGCCGGGCTCGCGCAGGCGCCGGGTGCGGGCGGGCTGCGCGCGGTGGCCGAGCCGGCCGCCGACGACCAGCCGTACTGGAGTCTTTCCCAGGCGGGCATGGTCTGCCGCTGGCCGGAGGGGGTGCGGGTCGTCACCGCGGATCCCGGCGCGGGCGTCTGGAGCACGGAACTGCACGGCGACAACGGGGCTCTCGTCATGCTGCGCGGTCCCCGCTGCGCCGGCGGCGGGTCCGTTCCGCCACCCGACCACCTGATCGGGCCCGGGCAGGAGCTGCTCTCCTCGGACATGTCCGCGGAGGAGATGTGGTTGGAGCTGGGCTATGTCCGCGACGGCGAGACCTGGTGGCAGCGACACCAGTACGCCGTGCTCGCGCCGGGCGACCTGCTGGTGGTCACCGGGCAGGCACCCGCGGGCAACGAGACCGGCGTCCGCCGCGTCGTCGACGTGGTCGCCCGCAGCCTGCGGCTCGACGCGCCACGACCGCGGCGCCGCTTCTTCAAGTGGCGGTAGCGGATCCTTACCGAACTCTCACATCGCACCCGCGACTTCGCTGACATGGGGTGCCTAGGTTCGTGGTCATGACATCGGACAGGGGAGATGGTGCGCCGGAGCCGTGGTCCCTACGGTGGCTGCGACTGGCGGGGCTGTTCACCGCCGCCTGCACCGATCTCCTCGCACCGCTGGCGCTCGCCGGCGGCAGCGAGGGCCGGGGTTTCCTCACCACGGTCGTGTTCGTGACCGGCTTCGCAGGCATTCTCGCCGCTCCGGTCCTCCTGCTGTTCCTCGACCTACCCGTCCGCTGGTTGAAGGTCGTGCTCGTCGGGCAACTGATCGTCGGACCGACGGCGTTCTGCGCCGGATCGGAGGCCACCCGCAGCGGCTACCTGCACCTGCTGGGGCGTCCGGTCGCCGCCAGGGTGGTCGACAGCGAGGTGGCATGCGGCGCGAGCGGGACCGGGCCGGCCGGCGACCGCGACGCAACGTGCGCGAAATACCTGTACTTGGAACGCCCCGACGGCACCCCGGTGGCCGGTCCCCCGCTGGTCGGCGGGCGCCAGCGGGTCGCCGGCTTCGCCACCGACGACGAGCCGGTACCGATGGTCGAAGACCGTCTCGGCCTGGTCCGGGCGGCCCCCGCCGGCGCGGGCGGCGGGCCGCACATGTCCCCGAAGGACTGGGCCGCCGGTGTCGTCCTCATGGTCGGCTGGCTGGTGCTGCTCAGCGGACTGGCGGCCGGGACGGCCGAGCGGCTCAGGGGACGTAGTCCTCGAGGAGGGCCGGCGTCAGTCCCGCCTTCTTGATGGCCCGCAGCGCGGACAGGAAGTCCTTCACGAACGCCTTGCGGAAGTGCATGAGGATGATGTCGCCCGGCCGGACCCGGCGCCCCTCCTGGAAGCGGACCTTGCCCTCGTGGACGGTCTGCTTCCACATGAAGCCCGCCTTCATGCCGCAGTCGTGCGCCGCCTTCAGGGTCGTCGCGTCCTGGTTGCCGAAGGGCGGGCGGAACAGGGTCGGGCGGCGCCCGTACCACTCGCCGAGCTTGTCGGCCGCGCCGCAGAGCTCGCGCTTCTGGAACGCGTACGACTGGCCGCGCAGATTGGTGTGGGTGATCGTGTGGGACTCGACGACGGCCCCAGCCTTGATCATCGGCCGGAAGTAGTCCGGGTCGTCCTTGATCGCATCCGTGGTGAGGAACAACGTCACGGGTACGCCCGCCGCGGCGATCAGCTTCGGCGCCTCGGGGTGCTTGAGGAAGCCGTCGTCGATCGTCAGGAACGCCACCTTGTTCTTCGTCGGAATCCGCAGCAGATAAGGCGCGCTCCCACCCGGCGGCAGGGTGATCTTCTCGGGCGCGGGAGCGGGCCCGAACACGGGAATGTCCGAGTCCCGCCAGCCGTCGTGCTGGCGGTCGGGACGGGCCGTGGCGGAGGGACCGGACGCGGAGGGCGCGGCGGCGGGTGACGGCCCGGCACCGGCCCTGGCCTCCGGCGTATGACCGGCGGAACAACCCGCGAGGACCAGGGCCGCCGTCACCGCGGTGAGCGCACGCATGATCGACATGACCCGACATGGTGGCCCTCACCGTGTCAGGTCCCGGTGAAGTGCCTCCCCGCGCTCGGAGCACGACGCACGGTCACCACTCCATCGACGGGGTTGCTGCCCGCTCGCCGGCCGCCATAGAGTGCGGCAAATCGGGGAAGGACTTCCATGAGGGACATAGCAGCGGCCCCGGAGTGGCTGGAGTCCTCGGCAGCCGGCGCCGAGCGGTTCCCGCCGTCGCGGCCGCCCGCCCCGGACGACCGGCATGCCGGCTGACGACGTCCGGTTCCCGGCCGCGGCGGTCGAGCACCACGCCGCCGGCGTGGACGGCATCGCCGAGGCGGTCGGCCGGGCCCGATCGGCCGTGCACGAGGTCACCATGGACACGCAGGCGTACGGCCAGCTCTGCCAGTTCCTGCCGAATCTGCTGAGCCCTGTCTTCGCCCTCGCCCTCGACGCCCTCGACGACGCCGGCGATACGCTGCGCGACACCGCCGACAACCTCCGCGCCGCCGCCGCGGACCACACGGCCACGGACAACGCGACAAGCCGGCGGGTGCGCACGGCGGGCGGGCCACTCCTCGACCTGCCACCCTCCGACCGGCCGCCGCACGTCCCATCGTCGCTCGACCCGCCGCCCGACCTGCCGTTGTGAGCACCAACCCGCTCGTGGCGCAGAGCCACGACTCCACCACCTGGTCCACAGGCCTCGGCCTGGTCGGCGACGCCGCCGACATCACCGCCGGCATCCGCGGCAACAGCTGGGTCGACGCCAGCCTCGGCGGCGTCGGCGCCTCCCTCGACATGCTCTCCCTGGCCATCGACCCCCTCGGCACCCTCGCCTCCTGGGGCGTCGCCTGGCTGATGGAACACGTCCAACCCCTCAAGGACGCCCTCGACTGGCTCGCCGGCAACGCCGACGAGGTCGCCGCCCACGCCACCACCTGGACCAACGTCGCCGCCTTCACCGACCAGGCCCGCCAGGACTACGCCGACCGGCTGCGCGCCGAGGTCTCCGGCTGGTTCGGCGCATCCGGCGACGCCTACCGCGAACACGCCACCATGCACCTGAACACGCTGGAGGGCATCGCCACCGCGGCACGCGGCATCTCGTACGCGGTGGAGGGCGCCGGCCTGCTGGTCGCCCTGGTCCGAGGCATCGTCCGCGACCTGATCGCGGAATTCATCGGCACGCTCGCGGCCCGGCTGCCGCAATGGCTCGCCGAAGCGGGCCTGACCCTCGGCCTCGCCACCCCGCTGGTCATTTCCCAGGTCGCCACCCTCGTCACCAGATGGGTCGACAAGATCCAGCACTTCATCCGCGCCCTGCTCAACAGCCTCCGCCGCCTCCACCCCATGCTCGACAACCTCGCCGAGATCCTCACCAAACTCCGCCGCCGCCCCACCGCCAACACCTCTCCACCCCACGAGTTCCGCCCCGACTTCCCCCACGGCAGCGACTTCATCGACGACGGCGAAGGTTTCAGCGAGCGGGCCGCCGACGCCTACCGCCGCATCCGCGAGAGCCCGGCCGACACCCCTGCCGTCGCGGCCAACACCGGCATCGACCCCCGGATCGTCGAGGGCATGCGCCAGAACCTCTTCGTCCAGCAACACGACGTCGCGCTGGGCCCCGATCAGGTGGAGCGTGGCTACTTCACCCCGCACGACGACATCGCCGACCTCTGGGAAGGCGCAACCCGCGGCACCCTCGACGCGGAAGACATCAGCCGCTTCCGGGATCTCGCCGCCCATGAGTATGTGGAGAACAAGCTGATGGAGGCGGGACTGCCCTACCGGTCGGCACATCCCGACGCGTTCGACGCCGATGGCGTTAACATCCTCAGCCGCGACCATCCCGGAGCGCACGATCTGGCTCCCAACCGCTGGCGGCCCGAGGCTCCGTTCCAGCATTGGAGGAAGTTCGGCCTGGACGGCTCGGCGCTCCGGATGTCCGACGACCTCTCGAACCTGGATGAGATCGTCGACGCCACTCTGCGAGGATTGGGGCGATGACAGCCGACGAATCCGTCCTCGCCATGGCCGATCGCCTGAGTGCCATCGACTACGCGCGCCATGGGCACCGGTCATGGTCGAAGGCGGCGCTGCTCAAGGAGTACTTTCGCCGGATTGCACAGTGGGTCGACGCCTACGGATGTGATACCCGCAATCCGTTCTTCGACCTCGCCCAATGCATCGACCCAGGGATCCGTGCCGACCCGGAGGTCGTGGAGAGCGTTCTCCGGACGGTGGGCCGCGGGCCAGTGAACGCCATCACCGAGGTGGTGCCATTCATCCTTCACTGGGCGGCGTTGCGCGGCAGGCACGGAGCCGATCTACCCCCGGATCTGGACGATCCCTTCGAGCCGCTGATCCTCCTCTTCGAGCGCGATGGCGGGTTCCACTTCGAGAAGGGCTTCATCGAGCTCGAAAACCTGTCCGTGCGCGTAGGTCTGTGGCGCAAGCTCGCGGACCGGCCGCCGATGCCGAGCTTCGCCTCCGAGGACCTTGACGCTATCGATCGCGCCGGTTCGATCGCGCAGTTCGGGTATGTCGTCGGGCCTGATGACTAGACCCTGATCACCGGAGATCGACACCGGCCGGGTGCGGCTCGCGTACTGATGGTTGCCGTTGGGTTGTCGGGGTGCGCGGGTTGTGCTGCGGCTCTCATGGTCGTCAGGACGGAACCGTTCAGCGCGGAAGTTTCGCGGCCGACTGGCATGGGGTGAGAACCGAAGCGACGAGCCCGGACATCCGCCCCGCGGTGCTGGGCCGGCTGTTGACGTTGAGTGGGCGGCGCATGGAAGCGCCGTTGACCCGGGTGCTGCGAGAGCGCGGGTTGACCCCCAACGCGTGGTGGGTGCTGACCGAGCTCAGCGACGCGGGGATCGGCACGGTGCTGCCGCTGGGGCGGTGGGCTCGGCGCGGTGGGCTGCCGGCGTCGTCGGTGACGGTCGCGGCGGATCTGCTGAGTCGGCGGGAGCTCGTGCGTTGCCGGCGGGATAGCGACAACCGGCGGGTCGTCCTCGCGGAGATCACCGATGCCGGCCGGCAACTGGTCGCGCAGGTCCGCGACGACCTGGATGCCGCGACCGCCGACGTTCACGCGCTCTTCACCGCCGAGGAGCGCCGCGAGCTCGCCGCGCTGCTCGCCCGGGTCGTTTCCAGCGACGCCGACACCGTCTGACGCACCCTTGCCATCCCCCCTTCCCCGAATCGGCCGGCGCGCCGGCATCACAAGGAGCTTCTTCATGCACGCGATTACCGACCGGCTGCGGCACGTCACCAAGCCGGGCGTCACCGCACGGCTCGCGACGCTGACGATGATCGCCGCGATCAGCGTCGTCGTCATGCTGGCCGCGTCGATGATCACGACCCGGGAGAATCTGTACGCCGAGCGCGAGCGCCAGACCCAGCAGTTGGTCGAGACGGCCATCGGCGTGGTGGACGGCTACATCGCGCGGGAGGCGACGGGCGAGCTGACTCGTGAGCAGGCGCAGAAGCAGGCCGCGGCCGCGCTGAAGGTGCTGCGCTACGACTCCGACAACTACTTCTGGGTCAACGACATGGCCCCGAAGATGGTCATGCACCCCGTCAAGCCCGAGCTCGACGGCACCGACCTGACGGACGACGCGGACCCGAACGGCAAGCATCTCTTCGTCGAGATGGTGAACGTCGTGAAGAGCCAGCGGGCCGGCTTCGTCGAGTACGAGTGGGCCAAGCCGGGCAGCGACAGCCCGCAGCCGAAGATCGCCTACGTCCAGGGCGTGCCCCACTGGGGCTGGGTGGTCGGGTCGGGCCTCTGGGTCGACGACATCGACAGCGCGGCATGGGTGGCGGCGCGCGGACAGGCCCTGGCGGGCGGCATCGGCCTGGTGCTGCTGATGCTCGTGGCGTGGCGCAGCGTGCGGCGGATCGGCACCGCGCTCGGCGCCGTGCGGCGCACCCTGGAGCGGGTCGCCGCCGGCGACCTGACCGCCCGCGTGCAACTGGCCGGCAACGACGACCTGGCCCGCATGGCGCGGGCCGTGGACACGGCCGTCGCCAACAACCGTGAGGTCATCCAGCAGCTTCACGCCGCCGCG is a genomic window containing:
- a CDS encoding EAL and HDOD domain-containing protein yields the protein MNPLVPYPLPGTQLVHVGRQPIFDVTGDVVAYELLFRGSMDAVEAGRRDTYATSQVIVNTFTEFGIDEVVGDRTCFINMTREFLTGELTLPFGPEHVVLEVLETVDVDDEVVDGVTALAAKGYRIALDDFVWGSGHERLLPLADFVKLDLLAAEPDHLDAIVAACREYPKIKIVAEGLETGEQLALSNRYGFELRQGYVLSRPQVLTAASLTPSKLRRLELIGALSASDADLEQVLSIIARDPALTLRVLRASNSVAAGATSRVSSVRQAVVMLGLAHIRQWAMLMVVDDVAEATEVQMADALTRARLCEHVAPAFGADPDAAFMAGLITAVAQMIGMTPAAIAHQLPLSTDITKALERGTGSLGQVLRVVDAYERGDLSAVAAAYSGDDLSGTVMAAMRWSTMAVAATQNAA
- a CDS encoding 3-oxoacyl-ACP synthase III family protein; translation: MQSTPRAGILGTGSYVPEHEITNEDLERRVPGATAEWISRKTLIEARRFAAPDEATSDLAIRAAGAALQDAGIAADRVDYLIVSTSTGDSPQPPTASLVQHALGAHRAAAFDINVVCAGFVFGLALAESLVAVRPDAVVLVVAADVYSRILDFDDRRTAILFGDGAGAAVVGAVPASYGMVDVELVTRGDAHELIHVKAGGSRLPASAETLAEGGHFFRMNGRGVRDFVMAGVPPVLHDLLKRAGVTAEEVDHFVPHQANGVMLQELVEAAGLTRARTHLVLDRYGNTGSASAAIALDAAARSGALRDRDLVLIAGFGGGMSVGAALLRWYAA
- a CDS encoding M4 family metallopeptidase — translated: MRTRAIVTATTLAASAALAAPVAAQAAAEPQPVTPALAASRATSAIGSNAAAFAAGASDTFAQRGVLVEKNGASHVHLNRTYQGLPVIGGDVIAHMSGSGALSAVTKTQLAPITMTTSPTLTAAKAVKAAARALGGKAIAGAPTTLAVDALPATPVLVWRTLVTVPDPEGGDGVTHVLVDAHSGKVVDKWAEVQTVEGTGTGHNVGAVELDTTKSGSTYQLKDPERGNNYTVDMNNRRFGPGTLFTDADNVWGTGQLNNRQTVAVDAQYSVAETWDYYLEKFGRQGIAGDGKGSFNKVHYGNRYNNAGWSDTCFCMIYGDGDGTNYGPFASLDVGGHEMTHGVTSRTAGLVYSGESGGINESMSDVFGTLVEFHSNNSEDVADYLIGEEIALDHTPLRYMDDPSKDGDSASCWSSTVGNLNVHYSSGVGNHAFFLLAVGSGAHTINGVQYNSPTCNNSTVTGIGNDKAGAIFYKALTTYMTSGTNYAGARTATLNAARDLYGAGSTEYNATAAAWSAVSVA
- a CDS encoding polysaccharide deacetylase family protein produces the protein MSIMRALTAVTAALVLAGCSAGHTPEARAGAGPSPAAAPSASGPSATARPDRQHDGWRDSDIPVFGPAPAPEKITLPPGGSAPYLLRIPTKNKVAFLTIDDGFLKHPEAPKLIAAAGVPVTLFLTTDAIKDDPDYFRPMIKAGAVVESHTITHTNLRGQSYAFQKRELCGAADKLGEWYGRRPTLFRPPFGNQDATTLKAAHDCGMKAGFMWKQTVHEGKVRFQEGRRVRPGDIILMHFRKAFVKDFLSALRAIKKAGLTPALLEDYVP
- a CDS encoding type VII secretion target codes for the protein MPADDVRFPAAAVEHHAAGVDGIAEAVGRARSAVHEVTMDTQAYGQLCQFLPNLLSPVFALALDALDDAGDTLRDTADNLRAAAADHTATDNATSRRVRTAGGPLLDLPPSDRPPHVPSSLDPPPDLPL
- a CDS encoding WXG100 family type VII secretion target, translated to MSTNPLVAQSHDSTTWSTGLGLVGDAADITAGIRGNSWVDASLGGVGASLDMLSLAIDPLGTLASWGVAWLMEHVQPLKDALDWLAGNADEVAAHATTWTNVAAFTDQARQDYADRLRAEVSGWFGASGDAYREHATMHLNTLEGIATAARGISYAVEGAGLLVALVRGIVRDLIAEFIGTLAARLPQWLAEAGLTLGLATPLVISQVATLVTRWVDKIQHFIRALLNSLRRLHPMLDNLAEILTKLRRRPTANTSPPHEFRPDFPHGSDFIDDGEGFSERAADAYRRIRESPADTPAVAANTGIDPRIVEGMRQNLFVQQHDVALGPDQVERGYFTPHDDIADLWEGATRGTLDAEDISRFRDLAAHEYVENKLMEAGLPYRSAHPDAFDADGVNILSRDHPGAHDLAPNRWRPEAPFQHWRKFGLDGSALRMSDDLSNLDEIVDATLRGLGR
- a CDS encoding MarR family winged helix-turn-helix transcriptional regulator, which translates into the protein MRTEATSPDIRPAVLGRLLTLSGRRMEAPLTRVLRERGLTPNAWWVLTELSDAGIGTVLPLGRWARRGGLPASSVTVAADLLSRRELVRCRRDSDNRRVVLAEITDAGRQLVAQVRDDLDAATADVHALFTAEERRELAALLARVVSSDADTV
- a CDS encoding methyl-accepting chemotaxis protein, which translates into the protein MHAITDRLRHVTKPGVTARLATLTMIAAISVVVMLAASMITTRENLYAERERQTQQLVETAIGVVDGYIAREATGELTREQAQKQAAAALKVLRYDSDNYFWVNDMAPKMVMHPVKPELDGTDLTDDADPNGKHLFVEMVNVVKSQRAGFVEYEWAKPGSDSPQPKIAYVQGVPHWGWVVGSGLWVDDIDSAAWVAARGQALAGGIGLVLLMLVAWRSVRRIGTALGAVRRTLERVAAGDLTARVQLAGNDDLARMARAVDTAVANNREVIQQLHAAAETLSANSTQLEAASAEITEVTAGTAGQAQSMNAAADAMTHQVTTMASGAEQMHASIAEIARNAADAAVIANEAVAVATDATHSISRLGTSSAEIGNVIALIDSIAKQTNLLALNATIEAARAGEQGKGFAVVATEVKDLANETAKATAQVVDRITAIQDDTGAAVQAIERITGVIEQINDYQTTIAAAVEQQAATTTLLSDSAVTTTSQVSTMNEAIRTVSSGATGAATNAQQVNASATNLGDLAASIRGLTETFTV